The genomic stretch gctgaaagagaaagaggTATCACTATCGATATCGCTTTGTGGAAGTTCGAAACTCCAAAGTACCACGTCACCGTCATCGATGCTCCAGGTCACAGagatttcatcaagaacatgATCACTGGTACTTCCCAAGCTGACTGTGCTATTTTGATTATCGCTGGTGGTACCGGTGAATTCGAAGCTGGTATCTCTAAGGACGGTCAAACCAGAGAACACGCTTTGCTTGCCTACACCTTGGGTGTCAAGCAATTGATTGTTGCTGTCAACAAGATGGACTCCGTCAAGTGGGACAAGAACAGATTCGAAGAAATCGTCAAGGAAACCTCTAACTTCGTCAAGAAGGTCGGTTACAACCCAAAGACTGTTCCATTCGTCCCAATCTCTGGTTGGAACGGTGACAACATGATTGAACCATCTCCAAACTGCCCATGGTACAAGGGTTGGGAAAAGGAAACCAAGGCCGGTAAGTCCTCTGGTAAGACCTTGTTGGAAGCCATTGACGCTATCGAACCACCTTCGAGACCAACCGACAAGCCATTGAGATTGCCATTGCAAGATGTTTACAAGATCGGTGGTATTGGTACGGTGCCAGTCGGTAGAGTTGAAACCGGTATCATCAAGGCCGGTATGGTTGTCACCTTTGCCCCAGCTGGTGTCACCACTGAAGTCAAGTCCGTCGAAATGCACCACGAACAATTGACTGAAGGTGTCCCAGGTGACAACGTTGGTTTCAACGTCAAGAACGTTTCCGTCAAGGAAATCAGAAGAGGTAACGTCTGTGGTGACTCCAAGAACGACCCACCAAAGGCTGCTGAATCTTTCAACGCTCAAGTTATCGTCTTGAACCACCCAGGTCAAATCTCCTCTGGTTACTCTCCAGTCTTGGATTGTCACACTGCCCACATTGCTTGTAAGTTCGACACCttgattgaaaagattgacAGAAGAACTGgtaagaagttggaagaaaaccCTAAGTTCGTCAAGTCCGGTGATGCTGCTATCGTCAAGATGGTCCCAACCAAGCCAATGTGTGTTGAAGCCTTCACTGACTACCCACCTTTAGGTAGATTCGCCGTCAGAGACATGAGACAAACCGTTGCCGTCGGTGTCATCAAGTCTGTTGAAAAGTCTGACAAGGCCGGTAAGGTTACCAAGGCTGCTGTCAAGGCCGGTAAGAAGTAAGCTGATTAATTTACGTATATTCAGTTTAATATCAATACGTTAGCTACATTTCCAATGAACGATACTAGATATTGTT from Scheffersomyces stipitis CBS 6054 chromosome 2, complete sequence encodes the following:
- the TEF1 gene encoding Elongation factor 1-alpha (EF-1-alpha) (go_funtion GTP binding~go_process protein biosynthesis), with amino-acid sequence MGKEKTHVNVVVIGHVDSGKSTTTGHLIFKCGGIDKRTIEKFEKEAAELGKGSFKYAWVLDKLKAERERGITIDIALWKFETPKYHVTVIDAPGHRDFIKNMITGTSQADCAILIIAGGTGEFEAGISKDGQTREHALLAYTLGVKQLIVAVNKMDSVKWDKNRFEEIVKETSNFVKKVGYNPKTVPFVPISGWNGDNMIEPSPNCPWYKGWEKETKAGKSSGKTLLEAIDAIEPPSRPTDKPLRLPLQDVYKIGGIGTVPVGRVETGIIKAGMVVTFAPAGVTTEVKSVEMHHEQLTEGVPGDNVGFNVKNVSVKEIRRGNVCGDSKNDPPKAAESFNAQVIVLNHPGQISSGYSPVLDCHTAHIACKFDTLIEKIDRRTGKKLEENPKFVKSGDAAIVKMVPTKPMCVEAFTDYPPLGRFAVRDMRQTVAVGVIKSVEKSDKAGKVTKAAVKAGKK